A genomic window from Lotus japonicus ecotype B-129 chromosome 1, LjGifu_v1.2 includes:
- the LOC130732848 gene encoding zinc transporter 8-like — protein MNCKYSFVLLLIVLLPSLVVGECTCEKDDDSGDKSLAQKYKVAALVSILIAGAIGVNIPVLGRHFSILRPDNDFFFMVKAFAAGVILSTGFIHVLPDAFDKLTSPCLNDHPWGDFPFTGFVAMVSAIGTLMIDSIATAYFNKSHSSNEKEEKVVDLPVHTHASNGHAHGSTASSASTQLLRHRVISQVLELGIVVHSVIIGISLGASESPETIRPLIAALTFHQFFEGMGLGGCISQAKFKTKAVIVMALFFSLTTPVGIAIGMGITNAYDENSQTALIVEGIMNAASAGILIYMSLVDLLAADFMNPRFQQSSKLQLGANLCLLLGAGCMSLLAKWA, from the exons ATGAATTGCAAGTACTCTTTTGTTCTTCTTCTAATTGTTCTTCTTCCGTCTTTGGTGGTTGGAGAGTGCACATGTGAAAAAGACGATGACTCCGGTGACAAGAGTCTAGCACAAAAATACAAAGTAGCAGCCCTTGTTTCCATTCTGATTGCAGGTGCAATCGGCGTGAACATTCCAGTGCTGGGCAGACACTTCTCAATCTTGCGTCCAGACAATGATTTCTTTTTCATGGTGAAGGCCTTTGCCGCCGGGGTCATATTATCCACCGGTTTCATCCACGTCCTGCCGGATGCTTTTGACAAGTTAACATCTCCCTGTCTCAATGACCATCCTTGGGGAGATTTCCCATTCACTGGATTTGTGGCGATGGTATCCGCCATTGGAACGCTCATGATTGATTCTATCGCAACCGCCTATTTCAACAAGTCTCATAGCTCCAACGAGAAGGAAGAAAAAGTTGTTGATCTGCCTGTTCATACACATGCATCCAATGGTCATGCTCATGGTTCCACTGCTTCATCTGCCTCAACACAACTCCTTCGCCATCGCGTTATTTCTCAG GTGTTAGAGTTAGGGATTGTGGTGCATTCTGTGATAATTGGGATCTCTCTGGGTGCATCTGAGAGTCCTGAGACAATAAGGCCTCTAATTGCAGCCTTAACTTTCCATCAATTTTTTGAAGGCATGGGGCTCGGTGGTTGCATCTCACAG GCAAAGTTCAAGACCAAAGCAGTTATTGTGATGGCATTGTTCTTTTCATTGACAACGCCGGTTGGAATTGCAATTGGAATGGGGATTACGAACGCGTACGACGAGAACAGCCAAACTGCTCTGATTGTGGAGGGGATTATGAATGCAGCATCAGCAGGGATCTTAATTTACATGTCTCTTGTGGACCTGCTTGCTGCTGATTTTATGAACCCAAGATTCCAACAAAGTAGTAAGCTTCAGTTAGGAGCCAATTTGTGTCTCCTTCTAGGGGCTGGTTGCATGTCACTATTAGCTAAATGGGCCTAA